The Herbiconiux sp. SALV-R1 nucleotide sequence CGGGTGACCGATGCGGGGCACGCGTGGCTCGACGCCGAGCCACCGGATGCGACGAACACCGTGTCGACGGGTGCAGGCGGGTGGGCATCGGCGCTCGTCTTCGGCGACCCCGGCGGAGGTGCTTGGAGTGTGCAGGGTGTCGACGTGTCGGCCGAGGCGCGGCTGAGCGGGATCCCGGTGGGGGAGACCGAGGGGTTCGAGATCGGCATCGGTGGGATGGGGCGTGGCGGCGAGGTCGCCGTGACGCTCGATCTGACCGGTGGCGCGGCGCGATTCGGGTTCGTGCAGTGCGTCGCGACCTCGCGGGAGGAGGCGGAGGCCGGGTTCGCCCGGGTCGCGGCCGACGTACCGGGGGCGGTATGCGCATCCGAAGCCCTGTGGAACCGGCAGCTCGAGGCGATCTTCACCCCCGGCGACAGCGAGTACTCGGGGCACCTCCCTGTGCTCGACACCGCGTCTGACGATCTGCGCCGCCTGTACTGGTGGGGAGCGCTCGGGGTCGTCTGGTTCCGGCGCGAGTTCGCGGGGAACGTGCTCGGGCGCTCGTACGACACTCTGATGCCGAACTACTGGGCCACGACGACGTTCATCTGGGACTACAGCCTCAGCTCGGTGTCGCACGCCCTGCTCGACCCCGTCGAGATGAAACGGCAGCTGACGCACTGGATCGGCAGCGACATCCACACCCACTTCGGCACGTCGTCGCTGACCGGGGGCCCGGTGGGGCGCTGGTACTCGGTGAACGACTACGCCATGACCAGACTGGTGAGCGACTACGTGCGCTTCACCGGCGACCGCGGGTATCTCGACGAGGAGATGGCCGACGGACGCCCCGTTCGTGAGCACCTCCTGTCGTGGGCGAAGGCCTGGCAGGGACTCCGCGGCGGCGGCCCGCTGGCCGACTACGGCGGAATCGACAATCTGCTCGAGTGCGTGAGCTCGTACACCCACGAGGTCGCGAGCCTCAACGCCGCGAACGTGTGGTGCCTGCGCACCGCCGCCGACGTGGCGTCGCTCGCCGGCGACGAGGTGCTCGCCGTGTCGCTGCGGGCCGAGGCCGACGACCTCGTGGCCGACGTGCTCGACCTCTACGACCCCGGAACCGGGCACTTCGTCGCCCGTCAGCCCGACGGCAGCCGGCTGCCGGTGCGGCACTGCTACGACTTCAACGTGGTCGGCACCACGATCGCCGGTGACCTGACGGCAGAGCAGCGGGCCGAGATGGTGGCGTTCTTCCGGCGCGAGCTGCAGACGGAGAACTGGATGCGCGCCCTCTCGCCCTGGGATCCCGACGCCAGTTTCTCGGTGCGCCCCGACCATCAGTGGAACGGGGCCTACCCGGCCTGGCCCGCCGACGCCGCGCGGGCGCTCGTGGCGCTCGGCGCCGAGGGGGTGGCGACGGAATGGATCGGCGGTCTCGTGCGCTCGACCAACCAAGGGCCGACCGGGCAGGCGCATTTCGTGGAGGAGGCGCTCGCCGGCATCAACGGCGGGGCGCGCAAGGCGCCGCCGCAGCTGCCTTACATCACCGACTGGGCGTGTTCGTCGTCGGGCGCGTGGGTGGCGCTCGTGATCGAGTCGCTGTTCGGCGTCTCCGTGGCGCTCGACGGGTCGCTGTCGCTCATCGGGAGCGGTGCGGCTGCAGCGTCCGCGCTCGACCCCGACGCCGTGCTGCGGGGAGTGCGCGCGGGTGACCGCCTCTACGACGTGCACGCAGACGGGCGCGTCGTCGCCGCTCTCCCCGGGCACTACAGCTAGCCGAAGGGGCCGTCGGCTGGGCTACAGTTGCCGCAGGCCATTGCGAGGGAGCAGCACATGGTGGGTGACGAGGGAACCCTGTTGACGGGGGTTCGGGCGACGCGGGTCGACGGTGCCCTGTCGGAGGCCGAGCAAGACCTGATCCTCCCCTCCACCGAAGAGCATGACCTCGATCTCTTCCGCGATCGGCTCAACGCGGCGTACTACCCGGCGTTCGTCGACGTGGTCGGGTCGAAGCCCAAGCTCGACCATGGCCGACTGAACGCCGCGAAACTCGGCCGGGTGACCGTCGGGTTCGTCCGCTTCGGTCACCAGGCGGTGGTCGACCCGGGAACCATCGACGGTTTCCATGTGAACGTCCCGGTGGCCGGGATGATCGGCTCCCGATGCGGCGACCAGTCGGTGCTCGCGAGGCCTGGAACGGCGGCGGTCTTCACGCCGAACGGACCCACGAAGCTCCCGTTCTGGAGCGCGGACGCCGCGCAACTGTGCCTCAAGATCAGCCGGGCTGCGTTGGAGCACGAGCTCGAGGGGCTGCTCGGGCGCCCCGTGCCCGGCCGCTTGGAGTTCGGCATGGCACTCGATCTCGGCACGCCGGCCGGCCAGCAGTGGAACCGTGCTCTCCGCAGCCTCGTGGACTCCGTCAGCATGGGTGGGCTGCCCGGCACGGTGTCGGACTATCTCGAACGCGCCGTGATCTGTCAGCTGCTGTTCGCCGCCGACCACAATCTGGGGGAGGAGTTGGCGGCAGGGCGCAGCGCGCCGCTGCCTGGCGCTGTGCGGCGGGTGGTGGAGCTCATCGACGGCGCCCCCGAGGTGCTGCTCACGGCCGCCGACCTGGCTCGTCACGCCGGTGTGGGAGTCCGTCGACTCGAGCAGGGCTTCCGTGAGAGCCTCGGCACGACACCGAGCGCCTATCACCATAAGGTGCGACTCGAACGCGCGCGGGCCGATCTGCTCGAACCGGCGACAGGGGAGACAGTGACTTCGGTCATGTACCGATGGGGCTTCTCCAATCACGCGCGCTTCGCGGCGAACTATCGCGCTCGTTTCGGGGAGAATCCCGCAGAGACCTTGAGGCGTTCACTCGGCGCCTGAGCGCTGCACGGCTCGGGTCACCTTTCGCAATCCGGCCGCCCGCGCTTCGGCACGCGGCTGTCGTGCTCTGCGGGGTGAAATCTATCGTCGTCATACCCGCCCGGTCGCACCCCGCGATCGGCCCCGCTCCCGAAAGGCTCGGATCGATGACGATTCTCCGACACGACGTCTCAGCGCCCTCCGTCGAACAGCTCGACGAACTCGACCTGTACCGCCCGCACTTCGACGAGGAACTCGTCGCCAGAGCCACGGCACTGGTCCCGCTGATCCGGGAGCATGCCGCAGAGAGTTCGGCCAACCAAGCAGTATCGCCGGTCGTGATGAAGGCTCTCGAAGACGCCGAACTGCTCAACCTCTTCGTGCCGAGGCGCTTCGGTGGGCACGAGGCCACCATGCGCACCTCGATGGAGGTGCTCGCCGAGATCGCCCGGGGCGACGGCTCCACCGCCTGGGCGGCGTCGCTGCTCAACGTGTGCACCTGGTTCGCCACCACCTTCTCGGTCGAGGCGCAGAACGATGTCTTCGGAAGCAACCCGCACGCGAAGGTCGCGGGCATCTTCACCCCGGGAAGCTCGATGACCCGGGTGGAGGGCGGCTACCTGGTGAGCGGCCGCTGGCCGTACTCCTCGGGCTCGTTCGCCGCCGACTGGGCTGCTCTCGGCATCGCGATGGACGTCGCCGACGGGGAAGACCCTCGCGCACTCGCCCTGTTCTCGCGCGACCAGTTCACAATCGAACCCACCTGGTTCGTCACCGGGATGAAGGGGTCGGGATCGGACACCATCGTGCTCGAGAACCAATTCGTGCCAGACCACCGCGTGCAACGTTTCGTCGACATGCGCGAGGCACACTACCTCACGCCCTTCGCCGACACGGAGCGCAACGCGAACATGGCGTTCATCCCCGTCGCGGCCCTCGTGCTCATCTCACCGCAACTCGGGCTCGCCCGCCACGCCCTGGAGCTCACCGTGCAGAAGCTGCCCGAGAAGCCCGTCGCCTACACGCGGTACACGCAGGCCAAGAATTCGCCGGCACACCAGTTCGGCGTCGCGGCTGCGGCGACGAAGTTCCGGCTGGCCGAGCTGCTGGCCGGCGAGGCCGCCGACATCATCGACCTGAACGCCGTGCTGCGGCAGTTGCCCGACCAGGCTACGCGGGCGCGCATCCGTAACGACACCGGCATCGTCGCCGAGCTCGTGAAAGACGGGATCGACGCCCTCGTCACGGCGAACGGAGCAGGTTCCTTCGCCGAGGCGAACGTCTTCTCCCGCATCTGGCGCGACGCCGAGATCGCAGGCCGGCACGCCTACGTGAGCCCGGAGGTCGGCAAGGAGGTCTACGGCCGGGTACTCCTTGGAGCCGACGACGCCCTCACGATGGACATCTGACGATGGTGCACGAGTATGCACTCCTCACGGTGGCCGTTGACGACGTCGACGCCTTCGAGGCTTCGCATCCCGCTGCCTCGAGCATCCTTCTCTCGTCGCCGGGATGCCGGTCGGTCGAGTTTCAGCGAAGCATCGACGAACCTGGTATCTACCTCATGAAGGTCGGGTGGGACAGGGTCGAAGACCACCTCGACACCTTCGCGTCGAGCGCGGCGGCGATCGAACTCAGCGAGGTGATCGGGCGCTACTTCAGCTCACCGCCCACTGTCGCGCACTTCGAACGGTAGGCGGCACGGATGTATCGCACGTATGACGGCATTGCAGCCATCGCTCTCGAAGGGGCGCCGGGACACCTGCTCGACCTGGTGTCGATCGCCGGCCTCGAGCAGGATCTTCGGACGGCCGACGCCGATTCAGAGGTCACGGGGATCCTCATCGAGGGCGGCCCCGAGATGTTCTGCGGTGGACTCGACCTCGCATCGATCAGGTCGCCGGAGGACTCCGTCGAGCTCGCAGCGGCGCTCGCGGACCTGCTGCGCGTGATGCCCCGTCTCAGCAAACCCGTCGCCGCATCCGCAGAAGGGGATGCGCTCGCCTCCGGTGCCTCTCTGCTGTGCTGCACCGACTACGCGGCCTGTCGATCGGGGATCTCGATCGGGACGGTCGAGGCGGGGAAGGGCATCTGGCCGATGGTGGCCCAAGTTCCACTGCTCCACAGGGTCGGCGCACGAGCCGCCATGGAGAACCTCGCCAGCGGCATCCCCTTCCCTGCCGAGCGGGCGCGGGAGCTGGGGCTCGTCAACATCGTCACCGACGATCCCCGCGCCGCCGCGGTCGCCTGGCTTCGGGCCGCTTCGCGTGGAGGCGAGGCGGCGCGCCGAGGGCGTCCACTGGCGTACCACCTCGCCGATCTCGACTACGACAGGGCGCTGGACACAGCGCTCACTCACTTCAGCAGCATGTTCCGGAAGGACCACACAACATGACCACGACCGACCATGACGACACGCCCGGCATCGCAGATGGCCGTCTCGTCGACGAGCTCTCGACGAGCACGCTGTTGAGTGCCGAGGAGTTCAAGGCCGCATTCCGCAATCATCCCGCGGGGGTCGCCGTGATCACCGCCGACCCGGGAGACGGGCCCGTCGCGCTCACCGCGACGTCGGTCTTCTCGGTGAGCGCGACGCCCCCGCTGTTGGTGTTCTCGGTGTCGGAGCTCTCCTCGGCGGCGCCCGCGATCACGCGATCGACCTCGGTCGTGGTGCACCTTCTCGGCGCCGACCAGCTCGGTCTCGCGCGACTGTGCGCCACGAGCGGCGTCGACCGGTTCGCCGGCGGCTGGGCCTGGGAACGGCTGGGCACGGGCGAGCCCCGCTTCCTCGCAGCGCCCGACTGGATCCGGGGCACGGTCGTCACCACGCTGCAGGCGGGAACCTCGACCCTCGTCGTCGTCAACGCCACTCACTCCTCGGGCTCGGCGGACGAGAGCGATCGAACGGATGGGCGTGGCGCGCGCCCGCTCGTCTACCACAACCGCACCTGGCACGAGTTGAGCGAGCGCTCTGCGGTGTGAGCCGAGGGAGGGTCGACCACGCGCCGGGACCGTGCGAAGCGGGGCAGGATGGGGTCATGAGCGAGAACGGGCCCGTCTTCAGCATCGACCGGATGGACGTGGGGCCGGACGACCTGGCGGCC carries:
- a CDS encoding enoyl-CoA hydratase/isomerase family protein is translated as MSIAGLEQDLRTADADSEVTGILIEGGPEMFCGGLDLASIRSPEDSVELAAALADLLRVMPRLSKPVAASAEGDALASGASLLCCTDYAACRSGISIGTVEAGKGIWPMVAQVPLLHRVGARAAMENLASGIPFPAERARELGLVNIVTDDPRAAAVAWLRAASRGGEAARRGRPLAYHLADLDYDRALDTALTHFSSMFRKDHTT
- a CDS encoding flavin reductase family protein, which produces MTTTDHDDTPGIADGRLVDELSTSTLLSAEEFKAAFRNHPAGVAVITADPGDGPVALTATSVFSVSATPPLLVFSVSELSSAAPAITRSTSVVVHLLGADQLGLARLCATSGVDRFAGGWAWERLGTGEPRFLAAPDWIRGTVVTTLQAGTSTLVVVNATHSSGSADESDRTDGRGARPLVYHNRTWHELSERSAV
- a CDS encoding AraC family transcriptional regulator encodes the protein MVGDEGTLLTGVRATRVDGALSEAEQDLILPSTEEHDLDLFRDRLNAAYYPAFVDVVGSKPKLDHGRLNAAKLGRVTVGFVRFGHQAVVDPGTIDGFHVNVPVAGMIGSRCGDQSVLARPGTAAVFTPNGPTKLPFWSADAAQLCLKISRAALEHELEGLLGRPVPGRLEFGMALDLGTPAGQQWNRALRSLVDSVSMGGLPGTVSDYLERAVICQLLFAADHNLGEELAAGRSAPLPGAVRRVVELIDGAPEVLLTAADLARHAGVGVRRLEQGFRESLGTTPSAYHHKVRLERARADLLEPATGETVTSVMYRWGFSNHARFAANYRARFGENPAETLRRSLGA
- a CDS encoding antibiotic biosynthesis monooxygenase — translated: MVHEYALLTVAVDDVDAFEASHPAASSILLSSPGCRSVEFQRSIDEPGIYLMKVGWDRVEDHLDTFASSAAAIELSEVIGRYFSSPPTVAHFER
- a CDS encoding acyl-CoA dehydrogenase family protein, producing the protein MTILRHDVSAPSVEQLDELDLYRPHFDEELVARATALVPLIREHAAESSANQAVSPVVMKALEDAELLNLFVPRRFGGHEATMRTSMEVLAEIARGDGSTAWAASLLNVCTWFATTFSVEAQNDVFGSNPHAKVAGIFTPGSSMTRVEGGYLVSGRWPYSSGSFAADWAALGIAMDVADGEDPRALALFSRDQFTIEPTWFVTGMKGSGSDTIVLENQFVPDHRVQRFVDMREAHYLTPFADTERNANMAFIPVAALVLISPQLGLARHALELTVQKLPEKPVAYTRYTQAKNSPAHQFGVAAAATKFRLAELLAGEAADIIDLNAVLRQLPDQATRARIRNDTGIVAELVKDGIDALVTANGAGSFAEANVFSRIWRDAEIAGRHAYVSPEVGKEVYGRVLLGADDALTMDI